The genomic window GCTTGGACCAACAGTGAGGTGGTCTATTAACAGGTCCTAGTAGTACTCAAGCTTACCAGGTGAGGATCCCTACAGGTGATAATATGAGAATAAgagctatttttaatatttcatttctgAAAATAATGAGTTCTTCAAGAACTCATAAAACAGATATTTTCATATGATTTCTTGAAATGATCAACATATTAGTATTCTGTATTCAATctaatcttttattattatttttatgacaaTCTTAAGAAAACTGAATCAAAGTTTGATTTAGGTACTTATTTTCAAAGGCAACTTACTCTGTTAAGTCCTGTCAATGATTTTGACAAAGCTAATTACAACACAAAACTAAAGTGTAATTTCGAGACAATGTAGTTAAGTAAATATGCAGATATTCATTAGCAGACATACAACTGGTAATGCCAAGCAAGTTCAGTTCTTAACCAAACCTCCcttcaaaatatttttgcttaaagttttggagatGTTTTCTTACTTGTGACACAATTTTTGACTTCATTACAAAAATATCTTGATGTTATGACAACTTGGTTCaatgcatttatttaaatctCCAAGGCTAATGCAAACATCTGAAGATTGCAGTTACACTAAAAGTAGACAAGATGCCAGGAATCCCACGTTACACATTCACACTTAGGCAGCGGGTATCTAATTCTCCAGGATTTTCTTGATTACTTTCTTATATAGGGGTGCCTGCCGGTCCAGGCAAACTTTCCTCCCATTCTTCAGGGTGGCTCTGTCAGAGAGGAAAGGGGTGGAAGGGAAGGAATTgcttttcagatcctttgtctgAAGAAGGGAAGAGTTGGGAAGGAataggcgggggggggggggggggggggggttggaggagGGAAAGACCAAGCCTGGGAGATGTGGGCAGGACTCACATGAGCTGGGGAACCGCGCAGTGCCGTCCTGCTTTGATCACCTCCAGACTGACCATGTGCTTGGGGTGGACACCAGAGGAGAtggtcttcacacacacacatctaagaTCTCCATCGCTTTCTTCAGGACTAGCTGAGGGTAAacggggagagaaagaagggggtaGACGAGATAGTGGTGACGACCCTATCAGCGGCCAGCGGTGCCTCTGAACCTTTTCCACGCCCTGGGCTAGAGCATCACGTTCCCCTAGAAGGCAGGTGGGTGGTGCAGTGCAGTTGGCAAGCCCATACAGTATGGCTGTGTCATCAGAGTTCACCTCCCCACGCCTGAGGCTCCTGGACTGTCGTCCTGCCCCTAGGATCCTTTTGTCCACTCACCACTGGTGACAGCAACCACCGCTGGCAGAAACAACAGGCCCAGAAGCAGCAGCTCAGGGCTGGGCCGGAGGCCTCGAAACACTGCAGCGGCGCTCATGTCAAGAGGACAGCCACTAGATCCAAGGATGGCGACCTCAGGGAAAACTGGGGTCTGGGGCTCTAAGTGCAGGCCAGTGGCTTCTCGGACTTGCCAGGCACTTTTTATTTTCACAGCCAGCCCAGTCCGGAAACCCGGGATACAGGATGAGGAAGTGCTCTGCAGAAGCAATGACACGTGTGGAACAGAAATTGGGATCTGGCCAGccaagattaaaacaaaacagggcagaaaaaaaaaagctgaggcCAGCTGTCTTGACTAGTAGCTGACAGCGGGATCCACATCTCCAGTGTAGATTTATATAAACAATTACCTAGTTAGAGACAGTAGGTCTTGGAATTTTGCAAAAGATATGCTGTATGTGGCAGAGTATATCTGGTTTGCTCAACAAAAGGTTTGTTGCCTTCCCCGACCTCCAGTTGcgttcctgcctgtcactcttcCTGTCAATTGTGGTAAGGTTGACTGCTGTGTGGTAGAGATGTGCGGTTGGAAATTTATTTTCTGCCActaaaaagatgaaatttattgTCTAGGCAATGACTTCTGACTTTCATCCTCACATGGAAGCCTTCCTAAGCCTCTGGGGTGAAATTCTGGAAGCTCTTCTAACTGCTAACTTCCAATCTACTGCAGGAAGCAGGGTCTACTATCCTCACAACCCTTTAGAAAAATCACTGAAGTACTACTTGAACACATTTCTTTGATAAAATCTTTAAGCCTAGCTATTTCTCTACTCAGATCTACCCTAGAAAAGACTAGATAAGAGAGCTTTCTGGGACAGTTGGAGATCTCCATATTAATTTATCCTGTATATCATTACAATTATCTGCCCCTTTATCTGCCCCTCGTATGTAGTGATATAGCAAGCATGGGACATACATTTCTGAAAACTCAGCATAGACTACAGTGGCTACTGCAAAACATGCCATAATTCCTATGTCTTTAGGGAACTGAAACTCTAGGCCTCCGCTGGgtcagcaaaaaagaaaagaaaaaaaaagactggaaaaGAGGATTTGAATGTGGACAGCAAGGAAACTCTTGTGTACAGCCTTGCCAAAGATTTCAGCATTTGCAGAGTAAAGGGATTCAAGCAAGGAAGCCTTTCTCTGCATTTAAAGAGAATAGGTACACAACAGTAGGTACACAACAGTAAAAGATACTTCAGTCTTAAGAAGAATGAGCACAGGGCAAAGAGCACTGGTAAGAACCAGTCTCTGTAGCTTTCGTAGAGAGACCGCCTCAGAGAGGCACGGCTGTTTTTAATAATTGAAGCAAAGCTAATAAAAATGGCTCGAGACTCTGTTCTCTGCTTTATCACCTGTTGATGGTCATTGATGTAGTTATTGCTGAATTAagtgttcattttaaagataaaatatccACAGGCCTAAGCCACTCTGTGGTGGAGAGGCAGAAAAGGAAATTCTCCAGCACCCTGAGCTTGAGTGAACCACATGCTTACCATATAAGCCTGCCCCAAAGTCCATGTGCAGGTTGGAGGAGGTGGAATTATCTCCTCCTCCAAGACCAGGATACGGTAGGGGAGCTCTGAATCAGATAGTATCCAGTGTACCGATAGCTGATGTGATTTGTAGTGCTGTCTTCTTAGGGAAGGAAGGATCAGCGAAAGGGTCAGGCTGCAGTGGTTAAAGAGCagggtttccaatatgcactCTGATCATCTATTTTCTAAGGCAGGATTCTTTGCActctgttgggaattgaacctagagcctctctcatgctaagcaagcactctgccactgagctatacttCCTCCCTTCCTGCAATATGGGGAGACCTAGCAGTTCTGCTAATGGCCAGCTCCTAATGATTATATGTGAATTGTTGTGACACACagtatttaatacatttttaattcgGTCCTCTTCTTTCTCTAATCAACTCTATTAAACAACTAGAGATTATTCCCATTTTAGAGATGAAGAAATTAAGACACAGAGCAGGTCAGCAACCTGATTAGACTGAAATGGCTATTAGGTGGGGTTTCTATGGCTCTGGGGAATATGACTAGCGTCTTTTAGTTCTTGATTGTGTAGGGCACTAAAAATGGCACAACTTAGTGGCTACCTGGCATTATTGAGAAATAGGAAAGAAATAGAGGCTGAGGAATGTGGCCCCATAGCAGAAAACTTGCTTAGCGTACATGATGTCCCAAAGttcagtcagagagagagagagagagagagagagagagagagagagagagagagagaggcagctaGACAGACAGAATGGATATAGTAAAACATTTACTAGGAGATCAGACCTATCACATCTCTTTGTTACAGACAATAGTGGAGTTTTTAGAAACAGTTTGTGTTAAACCTTTTTTCACCTCACACTTTTGGTGCTACTAGGGTTAAACATATTCACTATAAAGCAAATGACCACCGCTTGCAGAATTTACTTTCGATGACTTTATTGTGTTCAGTTTCAAGGTTAAAACACATGTTGTAAAACAACATTGCAGAGGTTGCTTGGAAACAAGGCATTCTAGGGATAAGGCACTGGAAAAATATGGTCATGATCAGAACAAAACTGCTCTGCTTGGCTCCAGGAGATTTCTAGCAAAATTGATCACTATGAAATTtgtcaatatataatatatatcagcGCTATATATCAGCGCTCAATGAAAAAAATGCATCTTGGATtcgaaagagagaaagaaagggtagATGGAAGGGTTTGGGGGGAGAAAAAAGACGGGAagtaatataattataatctcaaactaaaagaaatactttttaaaaaaatacagaatgaaaACTTGACATAATGCATTAGGAAAGAAAAGTTCAAATAAAGAAATGCCAAAGACAGCACAATGTTTAGCCAAGGATTGCAGCAATGGGCCGTAAATTACTGGGTACAACTTGGCTTACTCATTTTcatcattgtttgtttgttgtgacaTTCTTTAACAGGCCTCCTCAGTACAATGCGATTTCTGAGACAGAATGAGAGACTAAATTCTCAATTTCAAAGTGGAAAATAACTCTACAAAGTCCAGATTTCAAAccctcagcccctcctgcacAGTAAAACGCTCTGGCACGGACGAAGCAGCTGGTCAATAGCCTTCCAATATTTTCATGACGATTCTCCTGATGACAGGGGCAGTTGGGTCCAGGCACTTTTGTTCTCCAGTCTTCAGCGTGGCActgcaaatgaagaaaataacttttttattaaGGTGTATAACAGCCTCTCTGTCAGAAAAGACCcatgaggagggaggaaagaggggaagggCTCTGTAATGAGAACTCAGAACAAAGAATCAGGGACTTACATCACTTCCACGTTGGCACAGTGAACTCCTGGCCTGAACACATTCACGAGGGAGATAGTATTGAGTGGGATTCCAGAGGATGTACTTATGCATTTGCAGCGCAGTTCAAGATATGGGTCCCTGTTGTTAGCTACATTGGAGGGCAAGACTTAATTAGTGACTGTGTGCTATTTTCCACCCTTTCCTAACTTGTAAATCGAAGACAATCGTCCCTCTTTCCCACAGGCATTGTGACTATGACCTGTAAACGTCGAGTGACAAGGCTAGCAGATTGTCTTCCACCTACGAAATGCCCATAGGTATGTCTTAGAATTCTTACTCATCACATCCTCCGATCCCAGAAGCCCTGATAAAATCTGTGCCTTTCCCCAATCCCCACCATCAGCACCACAAGCCGCTTGGATACAAGATGAAGGCAAGCAACTTTCCACATCATCTTTCCCTGAATTTCTCTTACGTTTTCCAACTGTAAGGGGAGCCAGCGCGAAGACGATCAGGCCCAGCAACAGCAAGACCCATGGGTTAGGAAGTGGGCTGGCCCTGGTGCAGGAGGATGTAGGTCCGAATCTGAAGGCCATAgcggagaagaaggagaagacgGAGCTAGAACTATTTCCGGATCCTGGAGACTCAACAGAGGATGAGCTGCTGCCCAGAACACCGCGGCTGCTCTGTGGCTCTGTATGCCTCCTGAAACTCTTTTTATACTGCCGaagaggtggggaagggggagtGAGATTATGTGGCTCATGACCATAAAAGGATGGGTCAAGTTGTGTCCAAGCCGCATCAACCAGACAGGTTAAAAAAAACCCTGCAGTATTAGCTACCCGTTGTGTGTCAGTTCATCCACATTCCGGCTGATGCTCTCTGTGTCTGGCTCTTATGATGGATGCATAAGCCCCTGACTCAGAGGTAAGACCTAGGCCAGAACACTGTAAGCATTCTCTGTGCGCGAGGCAAGCAGGTTGTCACGGGGCCACACCTTTTCTGCGATGCACTTTCGGGGGCTTAGTAGGCTCCGTGTGCCTACTTCCAGTCACAGGCATGTGGTCTTTGAGAAGGAGCGTCTCTGCTCTCACCAAATGACAAAGAGAGTTCCTGTGTGGGCTCTTGGTGGCTATCAGGATTTGTAAGGCATGTGGGGAGAAAAATACTGAGTCACTTAATACAAAGGAGTCACATTGGGTGTGAGTTTAtgggcttctctctctgtcttctaagTAAATTACCTTTTTCAATTTCATCCAAGTAGCATAGATAGGAatttctttatattaaaaattacttGTTTCTGCTGCGGTATGAGTGTACATGAATATCAAGACCAACATATTTGTTGTCTCTTTTATTTTGAATGAAATAGTCATACGCTCTAGGcatatgaaaattaaatacatCCCTTCCCCTTCACAGTCCCTCCGCACTATTGCTTTCCAGTGGTAGACATCTGTAGCTACCATTGCCAGATAGAAATTTGGCATTTCTATtct from Apodemus sylvaticus chromosome 11, mApoSyl1.1, whole genome shotgun sequence includes these protein-coding regions:
- the LOC127696453 gene encoding platelet factor 4: MSAAAVFRGLRPSPELLLLGLLFLPAVVAVTSASPEESDGDLRCVCVKTISSGVHPKHMVSLEVIKAGRHCAVPQLIATLKNGRKVCLDRQAPLYKKVIKKILEN
- the LOC127696433 gene encoding permeability factor 2-like, translated to MAFRFGPTSSCTRASPLPNPWVLLLLGLIVFALAPLTVGKPNNRDPYLELRCKCISTSSGIPLNTISLVNVFRPGVHCANVEVIATLKTGEQKCLDPTAPVIRRIVMKILEGY